A genome region from Microbacterium terricola includes the following:
- a CDS encoding winged helix-turn-helix domain-containing protein, which translates to MSNTAILDRPTDNRPSLRLVPDVAETAEAAPAAPQRHLPPGVAPRGFALYVGLDEAKAAASGVSLNVLVDALRRTIAELSPEAETYATVALAPVGAGGRDVDVVRLALHEPSAVARTKAEETEDEDRAPGGVVVDISRKRVLIDGESAAFTFKEFELLQYLVLREGRTIERTELVGSLWQQGDADAPGERTIDVHVRRLRAKLGRYEDIVRTVRGVGYRFDRHADVVIRYGHGTPSPDRF; encoded by the coding sequence ATGTCGAACACCGCGATCCTCGACCGACCGACCGACAACCGCCCCAGCCTCCGCCTCGTCCCCGACGTGGCCGAGACCGCCGAGGCAGCTCCCGCCGCCCCGCAGCGCCACCTGCCTCCGGGGGTCGCTCCCCGCGGCTTCGCCCTGTACGTGGGGCTCGATGAGGCGAAGGCGGCAGCATCCGGCGTCAGCCTGAACGTGCTCGTCGACGCGCTGCGCCGCACGATCGCCGAGCTCTCGCCCGAGGCCGAGACCTACGCCACCGTCGCCCTCGCGCCGGTCGGCGCCGGTGGCCGCGACGTCGACGTCGTGCGCCTCGCGCTGCACGAGCCGTCGGCCGTCGCCCGCACCAAGGCCGAGGAGACCGAGGACGAAGACCGCGCGCCCGGCGGCGTCGTGGTCGACATCTCGCGCAAGCGCGTGCTCATCGACGGCGAGTCGGCCGCGTTCACCTTCAAGGAGTTCGAGCTGCTGCAGTACCTCGTCCTCCGTGAGGGCCGCACGATCGAGCGCACCGAGCTCGTCGGGTCCCTCTGGCAGCAGGGCGACGCCGATGCACCCGGCGAGCGCACCATCGACGTGCACGTGCGCCGCCTGCGCGCGAAGCTCGGCCGCTACGAGGACATCGTGCGCACCGTGCGCGGCGTCGGGTACCGGTTCGACCGTCACGCCGACGTCGTGATCCGCTACGGCCACGGCACGCCGTCGCCCGACCGCTTCTAG
- a CDS encoding DNA-3-methyladenine glycosylase family protein gives MLAEPRPAPARDPRPAATRPLESEYRPRGALDLHRTVVFQRRGANDPTLVTAGPVIWRASRTPQGVATLALRATADGAVRAAAWGPGAAWALDQVPGLCGAHDEAEGFDATTHPLIADAHRRHPGLRLSRTDLVFDALASAIFEQKVTGLQAFAAWRRIVTWFGDRAPGPTPRPMFAPPSIDGWRHVPSWSWHRAGLEPPQSRAVVEAARRGEAIVRETLLAPDGPGRDRVLTSVRGVGPWTAAEARIRAFGDPDAVSVGDFHLAHHVGYALAGARTDDDGMLRLLAPWSGHRQRVIRLIGAAGLMEPRRAPRLHPEDHRDR, from the coding sequence ATGCTCGCGGAGCCGCGCCCCGCGCCCGCTCGCGACCCGCGCCCGGCGGCGACGCGCCCGCTCGAGTCCGAGTATCGGCCGCGGGGTGCGCTCGACCTCCACCGCACCGTGGTGTTCCAGCGGCGCGGAGCGAACGACCCGACTCTCGTCACGGCCGGCCCCGTCATCTGGCGCGCGAGCCGCACGCCGCAGGGTGTCGCCACCCTGGCGCTGCGCGCGACTGCCGACGGCGCCGTCCGCGCCGCAGCGTGGGGCCCCGGCGCCGCGTGGGCTCTCGACCAGGTCCCCGGCCTGTGCGGCGCGCACGACGAGGCCGAAGGGTTCGATGCCACCACGCATCCCCTCATCGCCGACGCCCACCGTCGGCACCCCGGCCTCCGGCTCAGCCGCACCGACCTCGTCTTCGACGCGCTCGCCAGCGCGATCTTCGAGCAGAAGGTCACCGGCCTGCAGGCGTTCGCGGCGTGGCGCCGCATCGTCACCTGGTTCGGCGACCGGGCGCCCGGACCGACCCCGCGCCCGATGTTCGCACCGCCGTCCATCGACGGCTGGCGGCACGTTCCGTCGTGGTCGTGGCATCGTGCCGGGCTCGAACCGCCGCAGTCGCGCGCCGTCGTCGAAGCCGCTCGCCGCGGCGAGGCGATCGTCCGCGAGACGCTCCTCGCCCCCGACGGGCCTGGCCGCGACCGCGTCCTCACGAGCGTGCGCGGCGTCGGGCCGTGGACCGCGGCCGAAGCACGCATCCGCGCCTTCGGCGATCCCGACGCGGTCAGTGTCGGCGACTTCCACCTCGCCCATCACGTCGGCTACGCCCTCGCCGGCGCACGCACCGACGATGACGGGATGCTGCGCCTCCTGGCCCCGTGGTCCGGTCACCGGCAGCGGGTCATCCGACTGATCGGTGCGGCCGGTCTCATGGAGCCCCGTCGTGCACCGCGACTTCATCCGGAGGACCACCGCGACCGCTGA
- a CDS encoding VOC family protein, with protein MTSLNPYLSFRDNARAAMEFYQSVFGGDLTVSTFGDFPGQNDDASEDHLVMHAQLTTPDGMVLMGSDTPSRMGFTEPAGFSVSVSGDDEAELEKYWNGLVEGGTPIVPFEVPPWGGRFGMLTDKFGVDWMVALNAADQP; from the coding sequence ATGACCAGTCTCAACCCCTACCTCTCGTTCCGTGACAACGCCCGCGCCGCGATGGAGTTCTACCAGTCCGTGTTCGGCGGGGACCTCACCGTGTCGACGTTCGGCGACTTCCCCGGTCAGAACGACGACGCGTCGGAAGACCATCTCGTGATGCACGCGCAGCTGACGACGCCCGACGGCATGGTGCTGATGGGATCCGACACCCCCAGCCGGATGGGATTCACCGAGCCGGCCGGCTTCTCCGTCTCGGTCAGCGGCGACGACGAGGCCGAGCTCGAGAAGTACTGGAACGGTCTCGTCGAGGGCGGCACCCCGATCGTGCCGTTCGAGGTGCCGCCGTGGGGCGGGCGCTTCGGCATGCTCACCGACAAGTTCGGCGTCGACTGGATGGTGGCCCTGAACGCCGCAGACCAGCCCTAG
- a CDS encoding GyrI-like domain-containing protein — translation MSEVEYKSIEPVTVYAASGTAQGPGPDYVPPVIDEILPPLLTALQSAGVDFEEPGIFWYEPTGAGDELRVWVSWVAGGGEAVSGDGWEVVDLPAVSRAATLTHHGEMAGIGSAWQHLMQTVAADGGEIAGPSREVYLVSGPMSQSEWVTELQLPVSP, via the coding sequence ATGTCCGAGGTCGAGTACAAGAGCATCGAGCCCGTCACGGTCTACGCGGCCAGCGGGACGGCGCAGGGACCCGGCCCGGACTACGTCCCACCCGTCATCGACGAGATCCTCCCGCCGCTGCTCACGGCGCTGCAGTCCGCGGGCGTCGACTTCGAGGAGCCCGGCATCTTCTGGTACGAGCCGACGGGCGCGGGTGACGAGCTCCGTGTCTGGGTGTCGTGGGTGGCGGGCGGCGGCGAGGCGGTGAGCGGCGACGGGTGGGAGGTCGTGGACCTTCCCGCCGTGTCTCGCGCGGCCACCCTGACGCACCATGGTGAGATGGCGGGCATCGGTTCGGCGTGGCAGCACCTCATGCAGACGGTCGCGGCCGATGGCGGGGAGATCGCCGGCCCCAGCCGCGAGGTCTATCTCGTGAGCGGCCCGATGTCGCAGTCCGAGTGGGTCACGGAACTGCAGCTGCCCGTCTCGCCCTGA
- a CDS encoding SDR family oxidoreductase translates to MRIAVAGGTGQAGAQAVAAATARGHEVVVLARSAGVDLVTGAGAAQSLDGVDAVIDASGVRKGDEPTAFHEAVTRTLAAARPAHLVVLSIVNCESAATYPLYAGKLAQERATEASGIPFTIARTTQFHEFSRQVLAIGKLGPLHFAPRMRTQPVAVREVGARLVDLAEAGAVGRAPDFAGPREESLPEMARAYVRAVGRRTPVFAISLGGDFGRAMRSGALLPGPHAEHGAQTFAEWIAALG, encoded by the coding sequence ATGAGGATAGCGGTCGCCGGGGGCACCGGCCAGGCGGGAGCGCAGGCCGTCGCAGCGGCCACCGCTCGTGGTCACGAGGTGGTCGTGCTGGCCCGATCGGCGGGCGTCGATCTCGTCACGGGTGCCGGTGCCGCGCAGTCGCTCGACGGAGTGGATGCGGTGATCGACGCGTCCGGCGTCCGCAAGGGCGATGAGCCCACCGCCTTCCACGAGGCCGTGACCCGCACGCTCGCCGCTGCACGTCCTGCGCACCTCGTGGTGCTCTCGATCGTCAACTGCGAGAGCGCCGCGACGTATCCGCTCTATGCCGGCAAGCTCGCCCAGGAACGCGCCACCGAGGCCAGCGGGATCCCGTTCACGATCGCCCGCACCACCCAGTTCCACGAGTTCTCGCGACAGGTGCTCGCGATCGGCAAGCTCGGTCCGCTGCACTTCGCGCCGCGGATGCGCACGCAGCCGGTCGCCGTCCGCGAGGTCGGGGCCCGCCTCGTCGACCTCGCCGAAGCCGGCGCCGTCGGCCGGGCGCCCGACTTCGCCGGCCCGCGCGAGGAGTCCCTGCCCGAGATGGCGCGTGCGTACGTGCGCGCGGTGGGCAGGCGCACGCCGGTGTTCGCGATCAGCCTCGGGGGCGACTTCGGCAGGGCGATGCGCAGCGGCGCACTGCTGCCGGGGCCTCATGCCGAGCACGGCGCCCAGACCTTCGCCGAGTGGATCGCCGCCCTCGGCTGA
- a CDS encoding aldo/keto reductase yields the protein MLTIPTLTLNDGTTFPELGLGTYNLTGEDGTRAIVSAIDSGYRLLDTAVNYKNEREVGEAVRRSDIDRDELIVATKIPGRAHGYDEAIESTNGSLSVLGLDRIDLSLIHWPNPSVDRYVDTWRAMIALRDEGRIRSIGVSNFTERMLTRLVDETGVVPAVNQVELHPYFPQGALRAFHAEHGIRTESWSPLARRTELLTEQVIVELAEIHRVTPTQVVLRWHVELGSTPIPKSSDPDRQRENADVFGFSLTPEQVAAISALERGRLWDADPDTHEEM from the coding sequence ATGCTGACGATCCCCACCCTGACCCTGAACGACGGCACCACCTTCCCCGAGCTCGGACTCGGCACCTACAACCTGACCGGCGAAGACGGCACCCGCGCGATCGTGTCGGCGATCGACAGCGGCTATCGGCTGCTCGACACCGCCGTCAACTACAAGAACGAGCGCGAGGTCGGCGAGGCGGTGCGACGCAGCGACATCGACCGCGATGAGCTCATCGTCGCGACCAAGATCCCCGGCCGCGCGCACGGCTACGACGAGGCCATCGAGTCCACGAACGGATCGCTCTCGGTGCTCGGCCTCGATCGCATCGACCTGTCCCTCATCCACTGGCCGAACCCGAGCGTGGACCGCTACGTCGACACCTGGCGCGCGATGATCGCCCTCCGTGACGAGGGCAGGATCCGCTCGATCGGGGTCTCGAACTTCACCGAGCGGATGCTGACGCGCCTGGTCGATGAGACGGGCGTCGTCCCCGCCGTCAACCAGGTCGAGCTGCACCCCTACTTCCCGCAGGGCGCGCTGCGCGCGTTCCACGCAGAGCACGGCATCCGCACGGAGAGCTGGAGCCCGCTCGCCCGTCGCACCGAGCTGCTCACCGAGCAGGTGATCGTCGAGCTGGCCGAGATCCACCGTGTCACGCCCACCCAGGTCGTGCTGCGCTGGCACGTCGAGCTGGGCAGCACGCCGATCCCGAAGTCGAGCGACCCGGATCGCCAGCGCGAGAACGCCGACGTCTTCGGGTTCTCGCTCACCCCCGAGCAGGTCGCGGCGATCTCCGCGCTCGAGCGCGGACGGCTGTGGGACGCCGACCCCGACACGCACGAGGAGATGTAG
- a CDS encoding Cof-type HAD-IIB family hydrolase: MTAPDIRLIAADMDGTLLRPDGVIPDRLWALLERLHERGIAFAPASGRQLATLQRMFGGVEVELDYIAENGAYVVRGDVEISSDALDPALVATVVTRLRSLVAAGELHAGLVLCGKRSAHIEDTGAVFHAEVEKYYEKLEITDDLLAVDDQVLKLAIYDFDGGEGHTAPAFDDLAASHQVVVSGQHWVDIMNATVDKGIALRTLQRALGITPAQTMAFGDYLNDLELLRAADWSYAMSNAHPDVLAAARHHAPSNAEEGVISIVEAFLDGDGDGAAPA, from the coding sequence GTGACAGCTCCCGACATCCGCCTGATCGCCGCCGACATGGACGGCACGTTGCTGCGGCCGGACGGCGTGATCCCCGACCGGCTCTGGGCGCTGCTCGAGCGCCTGCATGAGCGCGGCATCGCGTTCGCCCCGGCGAGCGGGCGCCAGCTCGCCACCCTGCAGCGCATGTTCGGCGGTGTCGAGGTCGAGCTCGACTACATCGCGGAGAACGGCGCGTACGTCGTGCGGGGCGACGTCGAGATCTCGTCGGATGCGCTGGATCCGGCGCTGGTCGCGACGGTCGTGACACGGCTGCGCTCGCTCGTCGCGGCGGGGGAGCTGCACGCGGGACTGGTCCTGTGCGGCAAGCGCTCCGCCCACATCGAGGACACCGGCGCCGTGTTCCACGCCGAGGTCGAGAAGTACTACGAGAAGCTCGAGATCACCGACGATCTGCTCGCCGTCGACGATCAGGTGCTCAAGTTGGCGATCTACGACTTCGACGGCGGCGAGGGGCACACCGCACCCGCCTTCGACGACCTTGCGGCGAGCCACCAGGTCGTCGTCTCGGGGCAGCACTGGGTCGACATCATGAACGCGACCGTCGACAAGGGCATCGCGCTGCGCACCCTGCAGCGCGCGCTGGGCATCACCCCCGCGCAGACCATGGCGTTCGGCGACTACCTCAATGACCTCGAGCTGCTTCGCGCGGCCGACTGGTCGTACGCGATGTCGAACGCGCACCCCGATGTGCTGGCGGCAGCCCGGCACCATGCGCCGTCGAACGCGGAGGAGGGCGTCATCTCGATCGTCGAGGCCTTCCTCGACGGCGACGGCGACGGCGCCGCGCCCGCCTAG
- a CDS encoding glucose PTS transporter subunit IIA, whose amino-acid sequence MATSPASEIINSLGGAGNVASLTHCATRLRFQLHDASGVDKEAVEAIPGVMGAVPQAGERYQVVIGGGVQTVYNDILALPAMKGGGGGGDGDDAASIKARERAKGPRGKVAWLDTLFEFLSDSFRPILGALLGASFFITFMALLATLDVIPDWNAPGVTLEPSWAFVNLMWQCVFVFLPLMVAYNASQKIGADPWVGFSIMAVVMLPGFAALGNADTAQQISFLGSDITTVPIFGIPLTIFDYSSQVFPPLLMAAVLGPLWKLLKKIIPDNLHLIFVPFFAMLIMIPLTAFLIGPIGVYLGAGLAQVLASINTFSPFIFAIVIPLAYPFMVPLGLHWPINAIMLLNIQTLGYDFIQGPMGAWNFACFGATAGVLLLAWREKDKDMKQTATGALAAGLLGGISEPSLYGIHLRFKRIYPRMLVGCFVGGLTIGVGSLLLGLPNGITTQAFVFTSLLTIPAFEPIGLYAIAVGLAFATAMVLVVISGYKPKEQPAEAEPSEYENAPAAAGAAAAGAASVPAGGVLISSPLDGTVVPLSTVPDPVFAGGTMGPGFAIEPSGDTVYAPGPGLIAAAQPTGHAFGLVLDGGVELLIHVGIDTVNLKGEGFDVKVKNGDRVKTGDPLVVFDRAVIEKAGYPLITPVIVLNADDFGTIDDAAEGPVKAGDELITVTSKQAAAAEPSA is encoded by the coding sequence ATGGCTACGAGTCCCGCATCCGAAATCATCAACAGCCTGGGGGGTGCCGGCAACGTCGCGAGCCTGACGCACTGCGCCACCCGGCTGCGCTTCCAGCTGCACGACGCCAGCGGCGTCGACAAAGAGGCCGTCGAGGCCATCCCCGGTGTGATGGGCGCCGTGCCCCAGGCGGGCGAGCGCTACCAGGTCGTCATCGGCGGCGGCGTGCAGACCGTCTACAACGACATCCTGGCGCTGCCCGCGATGAAGGGCGGCGGGGGCGGCGGCGACGGCGACGATGCCGCATCCATCAAGGCCCGCGAGCGTGCGAAGGGGCCGCGCGGCAAGGTGGCCTGGCTCGACACCCTGTTCGAGTTCCTCTCCGACTCGTTCCGCCCGATCCTCGGCGCCCTGCTCGGCGCATCCTTCTTCATCACCTTCATGGCGCTGTTGGCGACGCTCGACGTCATCCCCGACTGGAACGCCCCCGGTGTCACGCTCGAACCCTCATGGGCCTTCGTCAACCTGATGTGGCAGTGCGTCTTCGTCTTCCTGCCGCTGATGGTCGCCTACAACGCGTCGCAGAAGATCGGTGCGGACCCCTGGGTCGGCTTCTCGATCATGGCGGTCGTGATGCTCCCCGGGTTCGCGGCGCTCGGCAACGCCGACACCGCGCAGCAGATCTCGTTCCTCGGCTCCGACATCACCACGGTGCCGATCTTCGGCATCCCGCTCACGATCTTCGACTACAGCTCGCAGGTGTTCCCGCCGCTGCTGATGGCCGCGGTGCTCGGGCCGCTGTGGAAGCTGCTGAAGAAGATCATCCCCGACAACCTGCACCTCATCTTCGTGCCGTTCTTCGCGATGCTCATCATGATCCCGCTCACGGCGTTCCTGATCGGCCCGATCGGCGTCTACCTCGGTGCGGGCCTCGCCCAGGTGCTCGCGTCGATCAACACGTTCTCGCCGTTCATCTTCGCGATCGTGATCCCGCTGGCGTACCCGTTCATGGTCCCGCTGGGTCTGCACTGGCCGATCAACGCGATCATGCTGCTGAACATCCAGACCCTCGGCTACGACTTCATCCAGGGCCCCATGGGCGCATGGAACTTCGCGTGCTTCGGTGCGACCGCCGGCGTCCTGCTGCTCGCCTGGCGCGAGAAGGACAAGGACATGAAGCAGACGGCGACCGGCGCGCTCGCCGCGGGTCTCCTCGGCGGCATCTCCGAACCGTCGCTGTACGGCATCCATCTGCGCTTCAAGCGCATCTATCCGCGGATGCTGGTGGGCTGCTTCGTCGGCGGACTCACGATCGGCGTGGGCAGCCTGCTGCTCGGCCTGCCCAACGGCATCACGACGCAGGCGTTCGTGTTCACCTCGCTGCTGACGATCCCGGCCTTCGAGCCGATCGGCCTGTACGCGATCGCCGTCGGCCTCGCCTTCGCCACCGCGATGGTGCTCGTGGTCATCTCCGGCTACAAGCCCAAGGAGCAGCCGGCCGAGGCGGAGCCGAGCGAGTACGAGAACGCCCCGGCGGCCGCCGGCGCTGCGGCGGCCGGCGCAGCATCCGTCCCCGCGGGCGGCGTGCTCATCTCGTCGCCGCTCGACGGCACCGTGGTGCCGCTGTCCACCGTGCCCGATCCGGTCTTCGCCGGCGGGACGATGGGGCCGGGGTTCGCGATCGAGCCGAGCGGCGACACGGTCTACGCGCCCGGACCCGGCCTGATCGCGGCCGCGCAGCCGACCGGCCACGCCTTCGGGCTCGTGCTCGACGGCGGCGTGGAGCTCCTCATCCACGTCGGCATCGACACGGTCAACCTGAAGGGCGAAGGGTTCGATGTGAAGGTCAAGAACGGCGACCGCGTCAAGACCGGCGACCCGCTCGTCGTCTTCGACCGGGCGGTCATCGAGAAGGCCGGCTACCCGCTGATCACCCCGGTCATCGTGCTCAACGCCGACGACTTCGGCACGATCGACGACGCCGCCGAGGGACCGGTGAAGGCAGGCGACGAACTGATCACGGTGACCTCGAAGCAGGCGGCCGCCGCGGAGCCCAGCGCCTGA
- a CDS encoding phospholipase yields MLFARTRRPVSTFRHSLTRPAVAIGVGLGLVLSTGAGAVAATAADSFATPLRAITNDAKATLVDAEATLDEAAEVSADAASPDLDLKATDTTIDTAGLRSEIAVLSDLELLPTFVLTDVADATAEEAAAVEAQTARLQDAVDDAQAAKQAAAEKAAKKAAEKKRVAEAKKKAAAKAAKEAAALANVNTVAGAQATAARMAADTYGWGSGEFSCLVSLWSKESGWNYQAYNAGSGATGIPQALPGSKMASAGSDWQTNAATQIKWGLDYISRAYGSPCSAWGHSQSVNWY; encoded by the coding sequence ATGCTCTTCGCGCGCACCCGTCGCCCCGTGTCCACGTTCCGTCATTCCCTCACCCGCCCTGCTGTCGCCATCGGCGTCGGCCTCGGGCTCGTCCTGTCGACGGGCGCCGGCGCCGTCGCCGCCACCGCCGCCGACTCGTTCGCCACGCCCCTGCGGGCGATCACGAACGACGCGAAGGCCACCCTCGTCGACGCGGAGGCGACCCTCGACGAGGCAGCGGAGGTCTCCGCAGACGCCGCCTCGCCCGACCTCGACCTGAAGGCGACGGACACCACCATCGACACCGCCGGTCTGCGCTCGGAGATCGCCGTGCTCTCCGACCTCGAGCTGCTGCCGACGTTCGTCCTCACGGACGTCGCGGACGCGACCGCCGAGGAGGCAGCCGCCGTCGAAGCCCAGACCGCACGGCTGCAGGACGCCGTCGACGACGCACAGGCCGCCAAGCAGGCCGCCGCAGAGAAGGCTGCGAAGAAGGCCGCCGAGAAGAAGCGCGTCGCCGAGGCGAAGAAGAAGGCCGCCGCCAAGGCGGCGAAGGAAGCCGCCGCCCTGGCGAACGTCAACACGGTCGCGGGCGCCCAGGCGACCGCGGCGCGCATGGCCGCCGACACCTACGGCTGGGGCTCGGGCGAGTTCTCGTGCCTGGTGTCTCTGTGGAGCAAGGAGTCGGGCTGGAACTACCAGGCGTACAACGCCGGCAGCGGCGCGACCGGCATCCCGCAGGCACTGCCCGGCAGCAAGATGGCGAGCGCCGGTTCGGACTGGCAGACCAACGCGGCCACCCAGATCAAGTGGGGCCTCGACTACATCTCCCGCGCCTACGGCAGCCCGTGCTCCGCGTGGGGTCACTCGCAGTCGGTGAACTGGTACTGA
- a CDS encoding serine hydrolase domain-containing protein: MPLFPVYSIGKTLAAAAVLALGHDLDAPVGDLVDLPASLHGARLRDVLRHRAGLPDYGAWPDYAAAIAGDEPWSFDELMARTDRAGGVARPSGFRYSNIGYAIVRRMLEHTHQADFFDVVRSAVLDPLGITEIAPFAEPGDWARCAPSQVDVSWYHPGWVLTGTIAASPSAIEAAMRGILAGALFDPARMLDTRAVDAPGTVLDQPGYGLGLMTSGCPTPRWAGHGGAGPGYTTFVLADADGSAAKASFVPAEVDQNDLIRECLAGLPAGDDRHPADGVGE, translated from the coding sequence GTGCCGCTCTTCCCCGTCTACAGCATCGGCAAGACGCTGGCCGCGGCCGCCGTGCTCGCGCTCGGCCACGACCTCGACGCCCCGGTCGGCGACCTCGTCGATCTGCCGGCATCCCTGCACGGCGCGCGCCTCCGCGACGTGCTGCGCCATCGCGCAGGGCTGCCCGACTACGGGGCGTGGCCCGACTACGCGGCGGCGATCGCCGGTGACGAGCCGTGGTCCTTCGACGAGCTGATGGCGCGGACGGATCGGGCGGGCGGGGTCGCGCGGCCGAGCGGGTTCCGCTACTCGAACATCGGGTACGCGATCGTGCGCCGGATGCTGGAGCACACCCATCAGGCGGACTTCTTCGACGTCGTGCGATCGGCAGTGCTCGACCCGCTCGGTATCACTGAGATCGCTCCGTTCGCCGAGCCGGGCGACTGGGCGCGGTGCGCCCCGTCGCAGGTCGACGTGTCGTGGTACCACCCGGGCTGGGTGCTCACGGGGACCATCGCCGCCTCGCCCTCGGCCATCGAGGCGGCGATGCGGGGCATCCTCGCCGGGGCTCTGTTCGATCCTGCGCGGATGCTCGACACCCGGGCCGTCGATGCGCCCGGCACGGTGCTCGATCAGCCGGGCTACGGACTCGGCCTCATGACGAGCGGCTGCCCGACACCGCGCTGGGCCGGGCACGGCGGCGCGGGGCCCGGGTACACGACCTTCGTGCTCGCCGACGCTGACGGCTCGGCGGCGAAGGCGTCGTTCGTGCCGGCCGAGGTGGATCAGAACGACCTGATCCGCGAGTGCCTCGCCGGGCTGCCGGCCGGCGACGACCGACACCCGGCGGACGGGGTCGGTGAGTAG
- a CDS encoding saccharopine dehydrogenase family protein yields the protein MSANTREHDIVLLGATGFVGRFTAAHLARSAPAGVRIAIAGRSRQRLEKLAGELGVDWQIVQVDTADAADVARMAASASVVATTVGPYLRYGLGVVSACAAAGTSYADLSGESAFVTRSIAHNHDLAGRTGARIVHSCGFDSIPSDLGVGLAHAAVGGVPIVAAVLRVRALRGGISGGTIDSLRQQLKEAESDPAVRRAIRSPYALTPGPSARLPYGSGSGWGKDRASAAWQAPFVMGAYNQQIVQRSNYLTGWGYGQLMRYREVVMTGRGARGAARAAALTAGTAALVGGLAFPPTRALLDRMLPAPGSGPDADAIARGRFALDIDVYPVEGEPVRTTISAPFDPGYGGTGVMLGESALSLARDDLPEHAGVLTPMVAMGEVLADRLRANRFTIAVAPLG from the coding sequence ATGAGCGCGAACACCCGCGAGCACGACATCGTCCTCCTGGGCGCGACCGGGTTCGTCGGCCGCTTCACGGCGGCGCACCTCGCGCGATCGGCACCCGCCGGTGTGCGGATCGCGATCGCGGGCCGCTCGCGGCAGCGGCTGGAGAAGCTGGCCGGCGAGCTCGGGGTCGACTGGCAGATCGTGCAGGTCGACACCGCCGACGCGGCGGACGTCGCCCGCATGGCTGCGTCGGCCTCCGTCGTCGCGACCACCGTGGGCCCGTACCTGCGCTACGGCCTGGGCGTGGTCTCTGCCTGCGCCGCGGCGGGCACCTCGTACGCCGATCTCTCCGGCGAGAGCGCGTTCGTCACGCGCAGCATCGCGCACAATCACGACCTCGCGGGCCGCACGGGAGCGCGCATCGTCCACTCCTGCGGGTTCGACTCGATCCCGTCGGACCTCGGCGTGGGCCTCGCGCACGCGGCCGTCGGAGGCGTCCCGATCGTCGCCGCGGTGCTGCGCGTGCGGGCGCTGCGCGGCGGCATCAGCGGAGGCACGATCGACTCGCTCCGGCAGCAGCTGAAGGAGGCGGAATCGGATCCGGCGGTGCGCCGCGCCATCCGCAGCCCCTACGCCCTCACGCCCGGACCGTCGGCGCGTCTGCCGTATGGGTCGGGCAGCGGATGGGGCAAGGACCGCGCGTCCGCGGCATGGCAGGCGCCGTTCGTCATGGGCGCCTATAACCAGCAGATCGTGCAGCGCTCGAACTATCTGACGGGCTGGGGCTACGGCCAGCTCATGCGGTACCGCGAGGTCGTCATGACCGGTCGCGGCGCGCGGGGCGCCGCTCGTGCCGCCGCCCTGACGGCCGGAACCGCGGCCCTGGTGGGCGGCCTGGCATTCCCCCCGACCCGCGCGCTCCTCGATCGGATGCTGCCCGCCCCGGGCAGCGGGCCCGACGCGGACGCCATCGCCCGCGGACGCTTCGCCCTCGACATCGACGTCTACCCGGTGGAGGGCGAGCCGGTGCGCACCACCATCAGCGCCCCGTTCGACCCCGGCTACGGCGGCACGGGCGTCATGCTCGGCGAATCGGCGCTGAGCCTCGCTCGAGACGACCTGCCCGAGCACGCCGGCGTGCTCACGCCGATGGTCGCGATGGGCGAGGTGCTGGCCGACCGGCTGCGCGCGAACCGGTTCACGATCGCCGTCGCGCCGCTCGGCTGA
- a CDS encoding DUF1684 domain-containing protein, producing the protein MPTHPARTALTTADWRRRVFALYDAVRDADDPRAAHERWRLGRDELMAHHPATPVLEDDRPGFAGLPVAPYDPQWRFELPVVEAEPLSFEFATGTDGIVPFERIGMLEIPDVGSLDVWRLASYGGGIFVPLRDALAGKPGGTYGGGRYLLDTIKGAYLGGDPEAGTLVVDFNFAYNPSCAYDPAWACPLAPPGNVLRTGVPVGELYAPAG; encoded by the coding sequence ATGCCCACCCACCCCGCTCGCACCGCGCTCACCACCGCCGACTGGCGGCGGCGGGTGTTCGCCCTGTACGACGCCGTCCGCGACGCGGACGACCCGCGTGCAGCGCACGAGCGCTGGCGGCTCGGCCGCGACGAGCTGATGGCGCACCATCCCGCGACGCCCGTGCTGGAGGATGATCGGCCCGGGTTCGCCGGACTCCCGGTCGCGCCGTACGACCCGCAGTGGCGGTTCGAGCTGCCCGTCGTCGAGGCGGAGCCCCTGAGCTTCGAGTTCGCGACAGGCACCGACGGGATCGTCCCGTTCGAGCGGATCGGGATGCTGGAGATCCCGGACGTCGGATCGCTCGACGTCTGGCGGCTGGCCTCATACGGCGGTGGCATCTTCGTGCCGCTGCGCGATGCGCTGGCAGGGAAGCCGGGCGGCACGTACGGCGGAGGCCGCTACCTGCTCGACACCATCAAGGGCGCGTATCTCGGCGGCGATCCCGAGGCGGGGACGCTCGTCGTGGACTTCAACTTCGCGTACAACCCGTCGTGCGCGTACGACCCGGCCTGGGCGTGCCCGCTCGCACCGCCCGGCAACGTGCTCCGCACCGGAGTGCCGGTCGGTGAGCTCTACGCCCCCGCGGGTTGA